One Rosa chinensis cultivar Old Blush chromosome 3, RchiOBHm-V2, whole genome shotgun sequence DNA window includes the following coding sequences:
- the LOC112194935 gene encoding trihelix transcription factor GT-3b, with the protein MEGHYPHHLHQQQQQELHQFQLQHQFQVVQQPQQLLPPPPQQHLSPPPITVHVDASDRFPQWSVQETKELITIRAGLDQTFMETKRNKQLWEVIATQMKDKGHNRSAEQCKCKWKNLVTRYKGCETAEAETMRQQFPFFNDLATIMAAREQRMVWTEADSIGGASASKKKAAAVTLSSDEEDEDNEDSEEAGEKGITAARKKKKVMKTGNIGSSTGMGLGGNNVKEILEDFMRQQLQLDMQWREEFQARENERRMREYEWRQTMEALENERLMLEREWREREEQRRMREEARAEKRDAILTALLDRLNREDM; encoded by the exons ATGGAGGGTCATTATCCTCACCATCTTCatcagcagcaacaacaagagcTTCATCAGTTTCAGCTCCAACATCAGTTTCAGGTGGTTCAGCAACCCCAACAACTCCTTCCTCCTCCGCCGCAGCAGCATCTCAGTCCTCCTCCCATCACCGTCCACGTGGACGCCAGCGACAGGTTCCCCCAATGGAGTGTCCAAGAGACGAAGGAGCTGATAACGATCAGGGCGGGGCTGGATCAGACGTTCATGGAGACCAAACGAAACAAGCAGCTTTGGGAAGTGATTGCGACCCAGATGAAGGACAAGGGCCACAACCGCAGCGCCGAGCAGTGCAAATGTAAATGGAAGAACCTCGTCACCCGCTACAAG GGTTGTGAGACTGCGGAGGCGGAGACCATGAGGCAACAATTCCCCTTCTTCAATGACCTGGCAACCATCATGGCTGCCAGGGAGCAGAGAATGGTGTGGACAGAAGCCGACAGCATTGGAGGTGCAAGCGCGTCGAAGAAGAAAGCAGCGGCTGTTACGCTTTCGTCTGACGAGGAGGATGAGGATAACGAGGACAGCGAGGAGGCTGGGGAGAAGGGAATCACCGcggcaaggaagaagaagaaggtaatGAAGACCGGAAACATTGGAAGCAGCACTGGGATGGGTCTGGGTGGCAACAATGTGAAGGAGATATTGGAAGATTTCATGAGGCAACAGCTTCAGCTGGACATGCAATGGCGAGAGGAGTTTCAGGCCAGGGAGAACGAGAGGCGGATGAGGGAGTACGAGTGGAGGCAGACAATGGAGGCTCTTGAGAATGAGAGGCTGATGTTGGAGAGGGaatggagggagagagaagagcAAAGGAGGATGAGAGAGGAAGCTAGGGCTGAGAAGAGGGATGCTATCCTCACTGCTTTGCTAGACAGGCTTAATAGGGAGGATATGTAA